One stretch of Marinilabiliales bacterium DNA includes these proteins:
- a CDS encoding DoxX family protein, with translation MRNDMVNRTDAAVTRWMSKNGLILLRISIGVVFFWFGILKFFPGLSPATDIATRTIETLTFGIVTGKVALVLLAALEVVIGAALISGVFLKATLLLLLFQMIGTVTPVFLFPSEVFTQIPYAPTLEGQYIIKNIIIVSAAFVLWAANDGSGRGAVEGTDRGAADGSGRDAVEGTDRGAADRSDKGLNQDRA, from the coding sequence ATGAGAAACGATATGGTCAACAGAACTGATGCAGCAGTTACCCGGTGGATGTCGAAGAACGGGCTTATATTGCTTCGTATCAGCATAGGGGTAGTATTTTTCTGGTTCGGTATCCTTAAGTTCTTCCCCGGCTTGAGTCCCGCGACCGATATTGCAACCCGGACAATTGAAACGCTTACTTTCGGAATTGTAACGGGAAAGGTGGCGCTTGTCCTGCTGGCTGCCCTGGAGGTTGTGATAGGGGCAGCACTGATATCGGGTGTATTCCTGAAAGCGACACTGTTGTTGCTTTTGTTCCAGATGATCGGCACTGTTACACCGGTCTTTCTGTTCCCCTCTGAGGTTTTTACGCAAATCCCATATGCGCCCACCCTTGAAGGACAATATATAATAAAGAATATCATCATTGTAAGTGCAGCATTTGTGCTGTGGGCTGCAAATGACGGATCAGGTCGCGGTGCCGTTGAAGGAACAGATCGCGGTGCCGCAGACGGATCAGGTCGCGATGCCGTTGAAGGAACAGATCGCGGTGCCGCAGACCGATCAGATAAAGGGCTAAATCAGGACAGAGCCTGA
- a CDS encoding phosphoribosylformylglycinamidine synthase — protein MINFFRNSSGIVYVVESTKDLHKLDVEKLTWLFGGAVYVDATEIEGRYLGPRREMITPWSTNAVEITQNMGIEGISRIEDFFPFGEDNGGTSTFTEAGTSAGKSREHAPGEMPDAKGVTTPDYDPMLQRIYNNLKQDIFVIDKEPDPVIFIGDIEAYNRQEGLALSPEEISYLEDVSRQMGRQLTDSEIFGFSQVNSEHCRHKIFNGLFIIDGEEKPYSLFQLIKQTTEANPNRVVSAYKDNCAFLQGPVSRQFAPARQDVGDWFVVKDFETVLSVKAETHNFPTTVEPFNGAATGTGGEIRDRLAGGKGAVPLAGTAVYMTAYPRSEPGRPWESAIVPRPWLYQTPEDILVKASNGASDFGNKFGQPLVCGSLLTFEHTEKGRTYGYDKVIMLAGGVGYGRKKDSMKGSPVKGDRIILMGGDNYRIGMGGSSVSSVATGEYGNSIELNAVQRSNPEMQKRVSNAIRAMMESDHNPVISIHDHGAGGHLNCLSELVEESGGRIEMDKLPVGDPTLSAREIAGNESQERMGLVLHRKDVEMLRKVAGRERAPMYDIGEVTGDMQFTFEDTGKKIRPIDLKLEWLFGNPPRTVMTDNSVEPAFEELEFDDKRFREYLVSVLQLEAVACKDWLTNKVDRSVTGKVAMQQTTGSIQLPLNNLAVMAIGYGDSRGIATAIGHAPVAAMIDPAKGSVLSIAEALTNIVWVPLQDGIRGVSLSANWMWPTRHEGEDSRLYSAVEAASDFAKALGINIPTGKDSLSMTQKYKDGNVVFAPGTVIISAAAEVTDIRKTVTTGLKNVPGSSILYVDLSGDSFLLGGSSFAQSINFVGRGCPTVNDPSCFAKAFNAVQGLISKGMVLAGHDVSGGGLITAMLEMCFPERETGIDTDLSGFGEKVINILFSEKPALLLQVADAGKVIGDLAEKGIEARLIGQYNNKRRFTVMHDDGHYELDIDKLRDVWYRSSFLLDRRQSTEKLASERFRNYSQQPLSYKFPHGFTGKLSQYGIDSQRCKPSGIRAAIIREKGVNGDREMAWSMYLAGMDVKDIHMTDLVSGRETLEDVNMIVFVGGFSNSDVLGSAKGWAGAFLYNERAALALERFYAREDTLSLGVCNGCQLMVELGLVGVEGENRPKMLFNDSHKFESAFLNVDIPINDTVMLGSLAGSRLGIWIAHGEGKFILPGEENDYHIPMKYSYRNYPGNPNGSDFAAAAICSPDGRHLAMMPHLERSVYRYNWADYPAGRKDDEITPWLEAFVNAREWIAGKK, from the coding sequence ATGATAAATTTTTTCCGTAACTCTTCCGGTATTGTATATGTTGTTGAAAGCACGAAGGATCTGCATAAGCTGGATGTTGAAAAACTGACCTGGCTGTTCGGCGGTGCCGTATATGTTGATGCAACGGAGATCGAAGGCAGATACCTTGGCCCCCGCCGTGAAATGATAACGCCATGGAGCACCAATGCGGTTGAGATAACCCAGAACATGGGTATTGAGGGCATCTCACGCATTGAAGATTTTTTCCCTTTCGGGGAAGATAACGGCGGCACATCCACTTTCACTGAAGCAGGTACTTCTGCCGGGAAATCCCGGGAGCATGCACCCGGCGAGATGCCGGATGCGAAAGGGGTAACCACACCGGATTATGACCCGATGCTCCAGCGCATTTACAATAATCTGAAGCAGGATATTTTTGTCATCGACAAAGAACCCGACCCTGTCATCTTCATTGGTGATATTGAGGCATACAACAGGCAGGAGGGGCTGGCTCTGAGCCCCGAAGAGATCAGTTACCTGGAGGATGTGAGCAGGCAGATGGGACGGCAGCTTACAGACAGTGAGATATTCGGTTTTTCCCAGGTCAATTCCGAACACTGCCGCCACAAGATATTCAACGGACTGTTTATTATAGACGGTGAAGAAAAGCCGTATTCGTTATTTCAACTAATTAAGCAGACTACCGAAGCCAACCCCAACCGGGTTGTTTCGGCCTACAAGGATAACTGCGCCTTTTTGCAGGGCCCTGTTTCCAGGCAGTTTGCTCCGGCCAGGCAGGATGTGGGGGACTGGTTCGTGGTGAAGGATTTTGAGACGGTGTTGTCTGTTAAAGCTGAAACCCACAACTTTCCCACAACCGTTGAGCCTTTCAATGGTGCGGCAACGGGCACGGGGGGTGAGATCCGTGACCGCCTTGCCGGCGGGAAGGGTGCAGTGCCGCTTGCCGGAACCGCCGTATATATGACAGCTTACCCGCGCAGCGAACCGGGCAGGCCCTGGGAAAGCGCTATTGTGCCGAGGCCCTGGCTCTACCAGACACCCGAAGATATACTTGTGAAGGCTTCAAATGGTGCGAGCGACTTCGGCAACAAGTTCGGGCAGCCGCTGGTATGCGGCAGCCTCCTTACATTCGAGCATACAGAGAAGGGTCGGACATATGGTTACGACAAGGTTATCATGCTGGCAGGCGGTGTAGGATACGGCAGGAAGAAGGACAGCATGAAGGGTTCGCCCGTGAAAGGCGACCGTATCATACTCATGGGGGGCGATAACTACCGTATAGGTATGGGCGGCAGCTCGGTATCATCTGTTGCCACGGGCGAATATGGCAATTCAATCGAGCTTAATGCGGTTCAGCGCTCGAATCCGGAAATGCAGAAAAGGGTGAGCAATGCGATAAGAGCAATGATGGAATCGGATCATAACCCTGTCATCTCCATTCACGACCACGGGGCCGGGGGGCATCTGAACTGCCTGTCAGAGCTGGTTGAGGAATCCGGTGGCAGGATCGAGATGGACAAGCTGCCGGTTGGTGATCCCACATTGTCGGCACGCGAGATTGCCGGCAATGAATCGCAGGAAAGAATGGGACTGGTACTGCACAGGAAGGATGTGGAGATGTTGCGTAAGGTGGCCGGGAGGGAGAGGGCGCCTATGTATGATATTGGTGAGGTGACGGGTGATATGCAGTTTACCTTTGAAGACACGGGTAAAAAAATACGGCCCATTGACCTGAAGCTGGAGTGGCTGTTCGGTAACCCTCCGCGTACAGTTATGACCGACAATTCTGTCGAACCTGCTTTTGAAGAACTTGAATTTGATGATAAGCGTTTCAGGGAGTACCTGGTCTCGGTACTCCAGCTTGAGGCCGTGGCGTGCAAGGACTGGCTGACGAACAAGGTTGACAGGAGTGTTACCGGCAAGGTGGCGATGCAACAAACAACCGGCAGCATCCAGCTTCCTCTCAACAACCTGGCTGTTATGGCGATCGGTTACGGCGACAGCCGGGGAATTGCCACCGCGATAGGACATGCACCGGTAGCTGCAATGATTGATCCTGCAAAAGGATCGGTGTTATCTATAGCTGAAGCGCTTACCAATATTGTATGGGTGCCCTTGCAGGATGGGATAAGGGGTGTTTCACTGAGTGCGAACTGGATGTGGCCTACCAGGCATGAGGGTGAGGACAGCCGCCTGTACAGCGCAGTTGAGGCAGCATCGGACTTTGCAAAAGCACTGGGTATAAACATCCCGACAGGCAAGGATTCACTCTCAATGACCCAGAAGTACAAGGACGGAAATGTTGTCTTTGCTCCGGGAACGGTTATCATTTCTGCCGCAGCCGAGGTAACCGATATCAGGAAGACAGTCACCACGGGCCTGAAGAATGTGCCGGGCAGCTCGATCCTGTATGTCGACCTGTCAGGAGACAGCTTTCTGCTTGGCGGCAGCAGTTTTGCACAGTCAATCAATTTTGTGGGCCGTGGATGTCCCACTGTCAATGACCCTTCCTGTTTTGCTAAAGCGTTCAATGCAGTGCAGGGACTCATATCCAAAGGGATGGTGCTTGCAGGGCATGATGTTTCGGGGGGGGGACTTATTACAGCGATGCTTGAAATGTGTTTCCCCGAAAGGGAAACGGGAATCGATACTGACCTTTCAGGGTTCGGAGAGAAGGTTATCAACATCCTGTTCAGCGAAAAGCCGGCCCTGCTGTTACAGGTTGCTGATGCCGGAAAGGTAATAGGTGATCTTGCTGAAAAGGGAATTGAAGCCAGGCTCATAGGACAGTATAACAATAAGCGCAGATTTACTGTGATGCACGATGACGGACATTATGAGCTTGATATCGATAAGCTGAGAGATGTGTGGTATCGCTCATCATTTCTGCTTGACAGGAGGCAGTCCACCGAAAAACTGGCATCAGAGCGGTTCCGGAATTACAGTCAGCAGCCGTTGTCTTACAAATTCCCGCATGGCTTTACCGGCAAGCTTTCACAATACGGCATTGATAGCCAGCGTTGTAAGCCTTCGGGTATCAGGGCGGCTATCATCAGGGAGAAGGGTGTGAACGGCGACCGAGAGATGGCATGGAGCATGTACCTGGCCGGGATGGATGTGAAGGATATTCATATGACCGATCTTGTGAGCGGACGGGAGACACTGGAAGATGTGAATATGATCGTGTTTGTAGGCGGCTTTTCAAACAGTGATGTTCTGGGATCTGCAAAAGGCTGGGCAGGGGCATTCCTCTATAACGAAAGAGCAGCGCTGGCACTTGAACGTTTCTATGCGCGAGAGGATACCCTGAGCCTCGGTGTATGCAACGGATGCCAGCTGATGGTCGAACTGGGACTTGTGGGTGTTGAGGGAGAAAACAGGCCGAAGATGCTGTTCAACGATTCACACAAGTTCGAGTCCGCTTTCCTGAATGTTGATATCCCCATTAACGATACTGTAATGTTGGGGTCACTGGCCGGCAGCAGGCTCGGCATCTGGATTGCGCATGGTGAAGGAAAGTTCATTCTGCCAGGAGAAGAGAATGACTACCATATACCTATGAAGTATTCATACAGGAATTATCCTGGCAATCCCAACGGATCAGATTTCGCTGCCGCAGCTATATGCAGTCCGGATGGCCGTCACCTCGCGATGATGCCTCACCTGGAGAGATCGGTTTACCGTTACAACTGGGCAGATTACCCTGCAGGACGGAAGGATGATGAGATCACCCCATGGCTTGAGGCTTTTGTGAATGCCAGGGAATGGATTGCCGGAAAGAAGTAA
- a CDS encoding PAS domain-containing sensor histidine kinase — protein sequence MNKKESTLYIGKGSQADKQYGGRPVNDIIEELRTENEVLKKRVEECLESEHKFYVLTESAPVGIFSTDAEGNTTYVNPHWCNISGMTYNEALGDGWIRAVHPDDLEGLFAGWENAVAEKRSSYAEYRFLRKDGTVVWVIGNSVPQFNGDGEIVNYIGTITDITERKIAGEKIRTLSRVAEQNPASILITDSYGSISWVNSRFTELMQYTLDDVRGRPPRIFNPGHIPQEEYEEMWRILRSGRTWCGETPNRKKDGRFFREKVIISPLLDESGNLVNYIIISEDITERKKMVQDLVAAKEKAEESDRLKTSFLNNLSHEIRTPLNAITGFSALLSEPGLAAERIEEFAGIIMESSDQLLTILNDIISISAIETGQVEVVEVKTDVEELFVSVYRQFASKAGESNNCLKYCIDGMEGDHEILTDSNKLMQILSNLVNNAVKFTGNGEVKYGCSLSDGSLCFYVSDTGIGIPAAMHQEVFKPFRQLETANNRKYGGPGLGLSIAGAYVKMLGGRIWLESEPGAGSAFYFTLPFKRP from the coding sequence ATGAATAAAAAAGAATCAACTCTTTACATTGGCAAGGGCTCACAGGCAGACAAACAATATGGAGGACGTCCTGTCAATGATATTATTGAAGAGTTGAGAACTGAAAATGAGGTTCTGAAAAAGAGGGTTGAAGAGTGCCTTGAGAGTGAGCATAAATTTTATGTCCTTACCGAGTCTGCCCCTGTCGGTATCTTCAGCACCGATGCGGAAGGTAATACAACCTATGTCAACCCTCACTGGTGCAATATCTCCGGGATGACCTACAATGAAGCACTGGGCGACGGCTGGATCAGGGCGGTCCATCCTGATGACCTGGAGGGACTCTTTGCAGGTTGGGAGAATGCCGTTGCTGAAAAGAGATCTTCATATGCCGAATACCGGTTTTTGCGTAAGGACGGGACTGTTGTCTGGGTTATTGGCAATTCGGTTCCGCAATTCAATGGAGATGGTGAGATCGTTAATTATATAGGGACCATCACTGATATAACAGAAAGAAAAATTGCCGGCGAGAAGATCAGGACCCTCAGTCGTGTTGCCGAGCAGAACCCTGCATCAATTCTTATAACAGATTCATATGGCAGTATATCGTGGGTGAACTCCAGGTTTACCGAACTTATGCAATACACCCTCGATGATGTCAGGGGGCGGCCTCCCCGTATCTTCAACCCGGGCCATATCCCGCAGGAGGAGTACGAGGAGATGTGGAGGATTCTCAGGTCAGGACGCACATGGTGTGGTGAGACCCCCAACCGGAAAAAAGATGGCCGGTTTTTCCGGGAAAAGGTAATTATCTCACCCCTGCTTGACGAATCCGGCAACCTGGTAAACTATATTATCATAAGCGAGGATATTACCGAAAGGAAAAAGATGGTGCAGGATCTTGTTGCAGCCAAAGAAAAGGCAGAGGAGAGCGATCGTCTCAAGACCTCTTTCCTGAATAACCTTTCTCATGAGATACGTACGCCATTGAATGCCATTACCGGCTTTTCAGCACTGTTATCAGAACCGGGCCTGGCCGCAGAGAGAATTGAGGAGTTTGCCGGGATTATTATGGAGAGCAGCGATCAGTTGTTGACAATTCTGAACGATATTATCAGTATCTCGGCAATTGAAACCGGGCAGGTTGAGGTGGTAGAGGTGAAGACAGACGTAGAGGAATTGTTTGTCAGTGTATACAGGCAGTTTGCATCAAAGGCAGGGGAATCGAATAATTGTTTGAAATACTGTATTGATGGAATGGAGGGTGATCATGAAATACTGACTGACAGTAACAAGCTTATGCAGATACTTTCTAACCTGGTAAATAATGCCGTCAAGTTTACCGGTAATGGCGAAGTGAAGTATGGGTGTTCCCTTTCAGATGGTTCTCTCTGTTTCTATGTAAGTGATACCGGTATAGGAATTCCGGCGGCAATGCACCAGGAGGTATTCAAGCCTTTCAGGCAGCTTGAAACTGCAAATAACCGGAAGTATGGGGGACCCGGACTTGGACTGTCGATTGCGGGCGCTTATGTTAAGATGCTTGGCGGCAGGATATGGCTTGAATCTGAACCCGGAGCCGGATCTGCCTTTTACTTCACCCTGCCGTTTAAAAGACCCTGA
- a CDS encoding SDR family NAD(P)-dependent oxidoreductase, producing MSVFKDKVVLITGGARGIGKVMARLALLRGAVVVIWDIDRELMGRTVTELSGYGPVFSYRIDVSSVDDVRTAAKWVRRNVGDVDILINNAAIVAGKYFHEHDNTDIDRTMSVNAVAPMHIALEFLPGMLERNSGHICNIASSAGLVSNPGMAVYVASKWAVTGWSDSLRLELAKLKKKVMVTTVTPYYIDTGMFAGVRSVIPLLKPEKVALRIISGIEKEKVFVSMPWGVRFLRFFQGLLPIWLFDWFVGNVLGIYRTMDHFTGRIDERPANESPAKKT from the coding sequence ATGAGTGTTTTCAAGGATAAGGTTGTATTAATAACCGGAGGGGCCCGTGGTATCGGCAAGGTCATGGCCCGGCTGGCGCTCCTGCGCGGTGCCGTTGTTGTTATCTGGGATATCGACAGGGAGCTGATGGGGCGGACTGTCACTGAACTTTCAGGTTACGGACCTGTTTTCAGTTACCGGATCGATGTCTCGTCAGTTGATGATGTAAGGACTGCTGCCAAGTGGGTGAGGCGCAACGTGGGAGATGTGGATATACTGATAAACAATGCAGCAATTGTTGCCGGAAAGTATTTTCATGAGCACGATAATACCGATATTGACCGCACTATGAGTGTAAATGCAGTCGCTCCCATGCATATAGCGCTTGAATTCCTGCCAGGTATGTTGGAGCGGAATTCCGGGCATATATGCAATATAGCCTCATCTGCGGGACTGGTATCAAATCCGGGAATGGCTGTTTACGTTGCAAGTAAATGGGCGGTGACAGGATGGTCAGACAGCCTGCGGCTGGAACTGGCTAAACTTAAAAAGAAGGTCATGGTTACAACTGTAACACCCTACTATATAGATACAGGTATGTTTGCCGGGGTAAGATCAGTTATTCCTCTATTAAAGCCTGAAAAGGTTGCTCTAAGGATAATCAGCGGAATTGAAAAGGAGAAGGTCTTCGTAAGCATGCCCTGGGGAGTGAGGTTTTTAAGATTTTTCCAGGGCCTTCTGCCGATATGGTTGTTTGACTGGTTTGTTGGCAATGTGCTAGGCATTTACAGGACCATGGACCATTTTACCGGCCGGATAGATGAAAGACCGGCGAATGAATCCCCTGCAAAGAAAACTTAA
- a CDS encoding aldehyde dehydrogenase — protein MEQAVASDIAGYICKLRAFYGTRQTRDIGFRREMLKKLRNSIRKYEKELSDALFRDLRKSPEEAYLTEISIVLHEIDNHIANLKRWARPERVRTPWYLFPSTAKILFEPLGVALIIAPWNYPFQLLFNPLVGAISAGCCAMLKPSPYTPAVAAVMEEIVRETFDPGFVSLVQGGRDINQELLSHRFDMIFFTGSPSVGKVVMKAAAEHLTPVVLELGGKSPCIVDHDANIKVAARRIAWGKTINAGQTCIAPDYLYVHESVKQELLSALIEQISDMYGHDIRASRYYPRIVSRNALDRIRKLMEHGNIVSGGEVDIEDRYIAPTIIDQVEPGFPVMQEEIFGPVLPVMTFADIDEVITYLNGTEKPLALYYFGSRSGARRVIGNTTSGGGCINDTILHVANHHLPFGGTGNSGMGRYHGKESFLAFSNRRSMLRSSLLFDNPVKYVPFRGFRLLKRFF, from the coding sequence ATGGAGCAAGCAGTAGCGAGTGACATAGCAGGATATATCTGTAAACTCAGGGCATTCTATGGGACAAGACAGACCCGGGATATCGGGTTTCGCCGGGAGATGCTGAAGAAGTTAAGAAATTCCATTCGCAAATACGAAAAGGAATTGTCAGATGCTCTTTTCCGGGATCTTCGAAAATCTCCCGAGGAGGCATATCTTACCGAGATCAGCATCGTATTGCATGAGATAGATAATCATATAGCCAACCTGAAAAGATGGGCCAGGCCCGAGAGGGTTCGCACACCATGGTACCTGTTCCCCTCAACAGCAAAAATACTCTTCGAGCCTTTGGGGGTTGCACTGATAATTGCACCCTGGAACTATCCTTTCCAGTTGCTTTTTAACCCACTTGTTGGTGCAATTTCGGCCGGATGTTGTGCCATGCTGAAGCCTTCCCCCTATACACCTGCCGTTGCGGCGGTAATGGAAGAGATTGTGAGAGAGACATTTGATCCGGGTTTTGTCAGCCTTGTGCAGGGTGGAAGGGATATCAACCAGGAATTGCTTTCACATAGGTTTGATATGATCTTCTTCACCGGCAGCCCTTCTGTCGGGAAGGTCGTAATGAAGGCAGCAGCTGAGCATCTGACTCCTGTTGTGCTTGAGCTTGGAGGCAAGAGTCCCTGCATAGTTGACCATGATGCGAATATTAAAGTGGCCGCAAGACGCATTGCATGGGGCAAGACCATCAATGCCGGCCAGACATGTATAGCTCCCGACTATTTGTATGTCCACGAATCGGTAAAGCAGGAATTGTTATCCGCCCTGATTGAACAGATAAGCGACATGTATGGCCATGATATCAGGGCAAGCAGATATTATCCCCGCATAGTAAGCAGGAATGCCTTAGACCGGATCCGGAAGCTGATGGAGCATGGTAATATCGTGTCAGGAGGTGAAGTCGATATTGAAGACCGTTATATTGCACCGACAATTATTGACCAGGTAGAACCCGGTTTTCCTGTTATGCAGGAAGAGATATTCGGCCCCGTACTTCCGGTTATGACATTTGCAGATATCGACGAAGTGATCACTTATCTTAACGGTACTGAAAAGCCACTCGCTCTTTATTATTTCGGAAGCAGGTCCGGTGCGCGCAGAGTAATCGGCAACACAACTTCCGGTGGCGGATGTATCAATGATACAATCCTGCATGTTGCAAATCACCATTTACCCTTCGGCGGCACAGGGAACAGCGGCATGGGAAGATATCACGGAAAGGAGAGCTTCCTTGCCTTCAGTAACCGCAGGTCTATGCTCCGGTCTTCACTTTTATTTGATAATCCGGTTAAATATGTTCCTTTCAGAGGGTTCAGGTTACTGAAAAGGTTTTTCTGA
- a CDS encoding sensor histidine kinase, with protein MLCISAHLVKYVEETVSRTGMTKNRAKRVEPRGEVAPDHQDNPAGQADMDSGNRADSDDVLKAENEALKAKIADLEKRNRLNTSLLLSISKEIRTPLNTLTGFCSFLSDPDLSYEKRASFTKIILDSSDHLLSNVSDIVNIAIIEKGRKTVNEDSFNLNMLMKQLYEQYSARAKEQNNIFKYKAGLSDSKARIKTDKAKLHRVLSSLLINAIKFTGQGKVRFGYSLKDKELLFYVRDTGIGIPVELQKLVFRRFEMGEVSDNHYYCESSLGLSICKAYIEMLGGRIWVESTPGLGSSFYFTIPYRPVSS; from the coding sequence ATGCTATGCATTTCGGCACATCTGGTTAAATATGTTGAAGAAACAGTTTCAAGAACAGGAATGACTAAAAATAGGGCAAAGAGGGTTGAACCCCGGGGTGAGGTTGCGCCGGACCATCAGGATAATCCGGCAGGACAGGCGGATATGGATTCAGGAAACCGGGCTGATAGTGATGATGTGCTGAAGGCGGAAAATGAAGCTCTTAAGGCAAAGATTGCAGACCTGGAAAAGCGTAACCGCCTGAACACATCTCTTCTGCTGAGTATATCGAAGGAGATCAGGACGCCACTTAATACACTTACCGGTTTCTGCTCTTTTTTGTCTGACCCGGACTTATCATATGAAAAACGCGCGTCATTTACAAAGATCATTCTTGACAGCAGCGACCACCTGTTGTCTAACGTATCCGATATAGTAAATATCGCGATAATTGAAAAGGGGAGGAAGACTGTCAACGAAGACTCCTTTAACCTGAATATGCTGATGAAACAGCTGTATGAGCAGTATTCGGCAAGGGCAAAGGAACAGAACAATATCTTCAAGTACAAGGCCGGCCTTTCTGACAGTAAAGCACGGATAAAAACAGACAAGGCAAAGCTTCACCGCGTATTGTCAAGTCTTCTTATTAATGCTATAAAGTTCACCGGGCAGGGAAAAGTAAGGTTTGGTTACAGCCTCAAGGATAAAGAACTGCTCTTTTATGTCAGGGATACAGGCATAGGAATACCGGTTGAGCTGCAGAAACTTGTATTCAGGCGCTTTGAGATGGGAGAGGTGTCAGACAACCATTATTATTGTGAGTCCAGTCTGGGTTTGTCGATCTGCAAGGCATATATTGAAATGCTTGGCGGAAGGATATGGGTGGAATCAACTCCCGGTCTCGGCTCATCATTCTATTTTACAATTCCATACAGGCCGGTGTCATCATAA
- a CDS encoding transposase, producing MGGINSRSRLIILFYNSIQAGVIISIRYFFCSFYPVISCFAFLFHRIDVTCGRTILSCSMKGKAPDQGELNLFEPSLTQVVDKDNPLRVLAENFPWSEIDAGYSKLYSDRGAPSKPVRLMAGLLVLKHIFNASDEGIVAEWARDPCFQFFCGGNVFIDRAPCDPSDLPRFRKRIGKERHDTLIGYAEQLREKAGIDRIVIREGTRPGQKDFSYSIRKGLYSNIVTGFRKLARKFSG from the coding sequence ATGGGTGGAATCAACTCCCGGTCTCGGCTCATCATTCTATTTTACAATTCCATACAGGCCGGTGTCATCATAAGTATCCGATACTTTTTCTGCTCATTTTATCCAGTAATTTCCTGCTTTGCTTTTCTTTTTCACCGGATTGATGTAACTTGTGGAAGAACCATTTTGTCCTGTTCCATGAAAGGAAAAGCACCGGATCAAGGTGAGCTGAACCTTTTTGAACCCTCGCTCACGCAGGTTGTCGATAAGGATAACCCGTTAAGGGTTCTTGCGGAAAATTTTCCATGGAGCGAGATCGATGCCGGGTATTCAAAACTCTATTCTGACAGGGGGGCTCCCTCAAAACCTGTCAGGCTGATGGCCGGGCTGCTGGTTCTGAAACATATCTTCAATGCCAGTGATGAGGGGATCGTGGCAGAATGGGCACGTGACCCGTGCTTCCAGTTTTTTTGCGGCGGTAATGTGTTTATTGACCGTGCTCCCTGCGATCCGAGTGATCTCCCGCGTTTCCGCAAAAGGATCGGCAAGGAGAGACATGACACACTGATCGGTTATGCTGAGCAACTAAGGGAAAAGGCCGGTATTGACCGGATCGTGATCAGGGAAGGCACCAGACCCGGCCAGAAGGACTTTTCATATTCCATACGTAAAGGGCTCTACAGTAACATTGTAACCGGCTTCCGGAAACTGGCACGCAAGTTTTCTGGTTAA
- a CDS encoding tetratricopeptide repeat protein, protein MERGSERLFEERGRVFRREYSGRTFFRAAYNIRYNPGGIIPVAHFISIVYCAYSNSQAGDLIYQPAALAAEPASGTISAIILICHGNCRDQAQAEQGPHLEGQKRVSTIFQEPQGITITNMILTDAAKNIALTFLILCLIPGALAAQGGTRPQEMIYYAFTRDRMETWVRAINILEKEYRQTGNIDVLYELTLARYGYIGYSLGIGDRSSAREQIGLAEEDIDKLTASTRHESSAYALQAALYAYRISMAPWRAVFWGQRSMNLIDKAIETDHGNPQAWLEHGNAMFYAPATFGGSKEKALESYNRAIRLFEADMKEHHRWLYLNTLVALAKSYQETGNKAMARITYRKALEFEPEFTWVRETLLPALEGQ, encoded by the coding sequence ATGGAAAGAGGCAGTGAGCGGCTTTTCGAGGAACGTGGCAGAGTATTTCGGCGGGAGTATTCCGGCCGGACTTTTTTTCGCGCTGCTTACAACATTCGGTATAATCCCGGTGGCATTATACCTGTCGCCCATTTTATCAGCATTGTTTATTGTGCTTACAGTAATTCACAGGCTGGTGATCTCATATATCAGCCGGCAGCCCTTGCTGCAGAACCTGCTTCTGGCACCATTTCAGCAATTATCCTTATTTGTCATGGTAATTGCCGCGATCAGGCACAGGCTGAACAGGGTCCTCATCTGGAAGGGCAGAAACGTGTATCAACAATCTTTCAGGAGCCTCAAGGCATAACGATAACTAATATGATCTTAACCGACGCAGCCAAAAATATTGCACTTACGTTTCTCATCCTCTGTTTAATTCCCGGGGCCCTGGCAGCTCAGGGCGGTACCCGGCCGCAGGAAATGATCTATTATGCCTTTACCAGGGACAGGATGGAGACCTGGGTCAGGGCCATCAATATCCTTGAAAAAGAATACAGGCAAACCGGTAATATTGATGTGCTGTATGAACTGACCCTGGCAAGATACGGATATATCGGCTACAGCCTCGGGATCGGCGACCGTTCTTCCGCACGGGAACAGATAGGGCTCGCGGAAGAGGATATTGATAAACTTACAGCCTCTACCAGGCATGAGTCTTCTGCCTATGCCCTGCAGGCAGCGCTTTATGCCTACAGGATATCGATGGCTCCATGGAGAGCGGTATTCTGGGGACAGAGGAGCATGAACCTGATTGACAAGGCTATCGAGACAGATCATGGTAATCCCCAGGCCTGGCTGGAGCACGGGAATGCCATGTTCTATGCCCCGGCAACATTCGGGGGCTCAAAAGAAAAGGCCCTGGAGAGCTACAACCGGGCAATCAGGCTCTTTGAGGCAGATATGAAAGAGCACCACAGGTGGCTATACCTCAACACACTTGTGGCACTGGCCAAAAGTTACCAGGAAACCGGCAACAAGGCAATGGCCCGTATAACCTACCGGAAAGCACTTGAATTTGAACCTGAGTTCACATGGGTGCGCGAGACCCTTTTACCCGCACTTGAAGGGCAGTGA